The Stigmatella ashevillena genomic sequence TTGGGCATGACGGCCGGGGCGGTGGTGGCCTGCAAGACTTCAGGCCCTCAGGCAGAGAGGTCGACGGAACAGTTCTTATGCCGTAACCGGAGTCCCCCCAGCCTCACGTCGCCGACCATCGACTTGGACTGCACGGGCTTTTTGTCAGGCTCTACTGCGATTTGTGGTGTTCCGGGCCAGCAAGTCACCTTCAAAACCACCTGCAAGCATCCTGTCGTGATTCAGTTCACGAAGCCCGATACGTTGTTCGTGGGGGGGCCCAAGACGGTGACCGTGCCCGCGGGGAAAACAGGCACTGCGCAGACACTGCAACAGAAGAGCGGCGAGCACTGTATGTATATTGGGCGGTATATTGAGCGGGACTGCATCGATCTGAAGGGCGCTCCATCGACCGGAAGCCTAGATGTGGCGACGAGTGGCGGCGACGATGACGAGAAGTAGGGCCTGGCGCTCGAACTCAAGGCCAGGCTGAGTCCTACTGTGAGAATCGGATTTTCCACCAGTGGGTGAGGTGGGGGTTGGCCGTGAGCGCCGCCTGCAGGTTCTTCTGGGAACGGGCGGCGTCTCTCTCCATCAGCAGGTTCGCCTGGAGCAGCAGCGCTTCGGGCCACGCAGGGCGGGCCGAGAGCAGGCTGTCCGCCAGCGCCAGTCCGCGCTCGAGGGGCGCCGTGGCGTCCTGTCCTGTCTTCTTTCTCCAGCGGGCCCACTCGCCGCACAGGTGGCCCAAAGCGAGGCTGTCGTCCTGAGGCTGGGGCGCGAGCTGGAAAGCCTTCTCCATGGCGCGTGCCGCCTCCTGGAACGCTGTTTCTGCCTGCCCTGGTCGCTGGCGGGCCAGCCACCGGGCTCGCACGGCGTGGACCTCGCCCTGGTAGCGCCATGCCTCGGGCTCATCCCGGTTGCGCTGGAACGCCTGGGTGAGCGCCTCTTCCGCCTCGGTGAGGGCCGCTCGGGGATCCCGCCCCTGCTCCAACTCGAAGAGCGCCCGCGTGTGACGGACCTTGGCCCGGTTGGCCCAGGGGTTCGCCAGGCCCGGCAGCAGCTCGCTCGCCTGTTGATAGAACGCCTCGGCCGCGCGGGCCTCGGCCGTTGGATCCTCGCCGAGCAGGAGCTGATACGCGGCGCGCGTGGCGTGGATCTCCCCCACGTTGTTCTGGCCATGGCCATGTTTGGGGGCCACGGTGATGGCCTGCTCATACGCGGCCTGGGCCCGGGCCAACAGCGAGAAGGGATCCTCTCCTCGGTCCCATGCCTCCCGCGCTTGCTCTTGGAGGGCGATGCCCAGACCATTGTGGAGCGGGGCGATCCGGGGGTTGATGCCGATGCCCCGCTGGAAGAGCTCCGCCGCGGTGGCCAGGTCCGGCCGGGGGTCTCTCCCGGTGCGCCGGCGCCGTGAAGCCAGGTCCGTGTGGAGCATGCCTCCCAGGAACCAGACCACGAAGTTCCCCGGGTTGAGGGTGCGGGACTTCTCGAGGGCGAGCCGGGCCTGTTCCAGATCCGCCTCCGGATCCGGGAAGCGCGGATTCGCGGCCCGCTTCAGATAGGCCTGGCCGAGGTTGATCCACGCATCGGCCAGACGCTCGTCGAGCTGGATGGCCTGATGGTAGGCCTCGATGGCCTTGGCATAGTGGGGGAGGGGGTCTGCCCCCGTCTGCGCGTCGGAGTCCGCCCAGGTCCTGAAGATCAGCCCCAGGAGGGCGTGGAACTCGTAATCCCGCTCCTGAGGGGCGAGGGCCTCCAGGGTCTCGATGGCCTGGCGCAGGGGCTCGTTCGGATCCAACCCGAGGGACTGGCGAGAGCGCGCCTGGCGCCAGAGGCTCTGGCCCAGCTCTCGCCGGGCCTGGGCATGCTCGGGATGTACCGCGAGGACCTGGCGCACGGTGGTGATGGCCTTCTGGAGTGCCTCTTCCGCGGGGATGCCCTGGGTGAGCTGGTACTCCGCCAGGCGGTTGTGGAAGCGGGCCTCCCAGAACCGCGCGTCGGACGAGTCGGGGTCCACCCGGAGGGCGCGCGTCACTGCCTCCAGGCCACGGGTGTAGCAGGGCATGATGTCACCCCGTCCGTAGAGCTCCATCACCATCGCGGTGTACTCGAGCCGCGTCAGGGCCAGGTGGGCTTCGGGGAAGCTCTCCCCCGTTGCAATGGCTGCGCTCAGCGTTTGGCGGCCCGACTCCAGGTCGGCCAGCGCTCCTTCGCGGTCACCCTGGTTCCCGCGCTTCTGGGCGCGCAGTTGGAAGATGGAGCCGCGCAGCAAGGGGGCTTCATGAAACCAAGGCAGCTGGCTGCCCATCGAATCCAGGTGGGCGAGGGCGTCGTCCAGCCGGTTCTCGTGGAAGGCCAGCAGCGCCGCGACATACTCGGTGGACGGCACTTCGGCGCCTTGGCTCTGGCGCAGGTAGGCGAGGGCGGGATCCCGGTACTGGTGCTCCAGGTCCTGCCTTCGCGCCTGGCGCCGCTCGGCGCTCTGGAGCGCCTCGGCCTCGAGGAGCTGGTCGCGGTACAGGGATCCGAGGATCAGCGCCAGCGCCCAGGCGACGCGGGGTTCGCGGAAGCCCTGACTCCAGGCCCGCTCGAGGTGCTCACGGGCCTGGAGCTTCTCCCCGAGCGCCAGATAGCCGTGCCCCAGGGCGTAGTTTCCAGGCCCCGCGGCGAGAGGGCCCGCCTCCCGGCCCTCTTGCTCCAGTTCGGCCATGCGTCTGCGCAGCTCCGCGCGATCCGCGCGGACGTCATGCAGCCGGGACATGCCGGAGTAACGGGCCAGGGCCTCGATGCGCTCAACCTGCTCGGTGAAGCGGCGGGTGAGGCGCTCGCGCTGCGCGGCCTGGAGGCGCGTGAAGCCAGCCCAGCCCAGGGCGCCGGCTACCAACAGGAGCGCCACGGTGGCGCCGCCCACGGCGAACCGGTGCTTGCGGGCCTTCTTGCGCAGTCGGTAGCCCAGGCCGGTGGGGCGTGCGCGCACGGGCTCGCCACTGACGAAGTGGTCCAGATCCTCGGCCAGGGCGCGCGCCGACGCGTAGCGGGCCGAGCGATCCTTCTCCAGACATTTGAGGACGATGGCCTCCAGGTCTTGAGGAAGGCTCGGGTTGAGCGCGCGCGGAGGGCGTGGCTCCACGGCGGCGATGTTGTGGAGCACCTCCAGCCCGTGGGTACCGGGGATGGGGAACTGGCCCGTCAGCAGATGATAGAGGGTGGCGCCCAGGCTGTAGACGTCGGCGCGGCGATCCAGTTGTCCGACCTCGCCGCGCGCCTGCTCCGGAGACATATAGTGGGGCGTGCCGAGCACCGCGCCCGTGGCGGTGGTGCCCTGGGCCGTCCAGTCATGGGCCAGCCCAAAGTCCATCACATACGGCTTGAGGCGGCCGTCGGCGGTGCGCTCCACCAGGATGTTGGAGGGTTTGAGGTCTCGATGGATGAGACCGGCACGATGGGCGTCGTGGACGCCTTCGGCCACGTCGCGGAGCACCAGCGCCTGCTGCTCCACGGTGAGGGTGCCCGCGAGCTGTCCGAGCGGCACGCCGTCGATGAACTGCATGGCGATATAGGAGCGGCCTTGGATTTCCCCCACCTCGTAGACCTGGCAGACGCGCTCGTGTTTGACGCGAGCCTGGGCCTGGGCCTCGGACAGCAGGCGGCGGACGATCCCGGCATCGTCCCCTTTGACGAACTTGAGAGCGATGTCGCGGCGCAGGCGCGGGTCATAGGCCAGGAAGACCTGGCCCATGCCGCCCTGCCCCAGGAAGCGCAGGCCCTGGTAGCGCTCCCAGCCAGGGAAGGGGAAGGGCGGGACGGCGGGGCTGTGGCTCTTCGGGGGGGAGGTGGGTTCAAGCGTTGGGGCTCCCGAGGAGGGTGAGGTCCCGGCCGCAGGGCCTTGCTGCGACGGCCGCAGGGCCGCGAGTGTCTGATCCGAGATCTGGCCTCGCTCATGGAGCAGTGTCAGAGGGCCTCGGCCCAGGCGGCGCGCCTCCTCGCCCAATGTGGCGGCTTCCTGCCGGGAGACGAGGCCTTCGGCCACCGCGATGCGCAGCTCCTCTTCGTGAGGGTCATGCATGCTGTCTCCCCCCTCCTGTCTTATGTACGAATAGTGCAAATGTTGCAGAAAATGAAACAGATGTCACAGATGTCAACGGGCTCCTTGTCCTTGGCATTTGCCTTCACCAGCGCGTCGATGAGCTGATTGGCCTGCTTCGAGCGGGTCTTCTTCATGGGAAACCTCCACAGGGTAAAAGAGACGGAAAATCATACGCCGAAGAAGCGCCCATTGTCGGTGGTTTCCACTTCGGAACAGTCACGCGAGAAGGAGCAGGACGGCACGACCCTACGCACGCCGAGAGGGTATGAGCCTCCGTCCGCCAGTCGCTTGGCGCAAAGGAGGCGTTCCATGGATTGTCA encodes the following:
- a CDS encoding protein kinase domain-containing protein, with the protein product MHDPHEEELRIAVAEGLVSRQEAATLGEEARRLGRGPLTLLHERGQISDQTLAALRPSQQGPAAGTSPSSGAPTLEPTSPPKSHSPAVPPFPFPGWERYQGLRFLGQGGMGQVFLAYDPRLRRDIALKFVKGDDAGIVRRLLSEAQAQARVKHERVCQVYEVGEIQGRSYIAMQFIDGVPLGQLAGTLTVEQQALVLRDVAEGVHDAHRAGLIHRDLKPSNILVERTADGRLKPYVMDFGLAHDWTAQGTTATGAVLGTPHYMSPEQARGEVGQLDRRADVYSLGATLYHLLTGQFPIPGTHGLEVLHNIAAVEPRPPRALNPSLPQDLEAIVLKCLEKDRSARYASARALAEDLDHFVSGEPVRARPTGLGYRLRKKARKHRFAVGGATVALLLVAGALGWAGFTRLQAAQRERLTRRFTEQVERIEALARYSGMSRLHDVRADRAELRRRMAELEQEGREAGPLAAGPGNYALGHGYLALGEKLQAREHLERAWSQGFREPRVAWALALILGSLYRDQLLEAEALQSAERRQARRQDLEHQYRDPALAYLRQSQGAEVPSTEYVAALLAFHENRLDDALAHLDSMGSQLPWFHEAPLLRGSIFQLRAQKRGNQGDREGALADLESGRQTLSAAIATGESFPEAHLALTRLEYTAMVMELYGRGDIMPCYTRGLEAVTRALRVDPDSSDARFWEARFHNRLAEYQLTQGIPAEEALQKAITTVRQVLAVHPEHAQARRELGQSLWRQARSRQSLGLDPNEPLRQAIETLEALAPQERDYEFHALLGLIFRTWADSDAQTGADPLPHYAKAIEAYHQAIQLDERLADAWINLGQAYLKRAANPRFPDPEADLEQARLALEKSRTLNPGNFVVWFLGGMLHTDLASRRRRTGRDPRPDLATAAELFQRGIGINPRIAPLHNGLGIALQEQAREAWDRGEDPFSLLARAQAAYEQAITVAPKHGHGQNNVGEIHATRAAYQLLLGEDPTAEARAAEAFYQQASELLPGLANPWANRAKVRHTRALFELEQGRDPRAALTEAEEALTQAFQRNRDEPEAWRYQGEVHAVRARWLARQRPGQAETAFQEAARAMEKAFQLAPQPQDDSLALGHLCGEWARWRKKTGQDATAPLERGLALADSLLSARPAWPEALLLQANLLMERDAARSQKNLQAALTANPHLTHWWKIRFSQ